A genomic region of Raphanus sativus cultivar WK10039 chromosome 6, ASM80110v3, whole genome shotgun sequence contains the following coding sequences:
- the LOC108807126 gene encoding transcription factor bHLH129, with protein MYPSSSSKSTVPDGGDADNNGYDSAAGATRDFSSLGSQTQYNPPPPPRQQHNPNVVGLGDYFSSGDPSTIGFDPGASSSSPLFRHRSSPAGFYDQHLPTDPNGRPNGGYGGGGERGPSRLKPELRFSGGSSSSHQERSSLPRITEVEAAATAVKGVASTSMTFGNDHNNWDNSSSHISFTIDEPGKRSKTTDFFTLETQFSMPQTSLEVARMESMMNIPEDSVPCRARAKRGCATHPRSIAERERRTRISGKLKKLQELVPNMDKQTSYADMLDLAVEHIKGLQHQVESLKRGMERCTCGACKKR; from the exons ATGTACCCTTCTTCCTCCTCCAAGTCCACCGTTCCAGACGGCGGCGATGCCGACAACAATGGATATGACTCAGCCGCTGGAGCTACCCGTGATTTCTCCTCCCTCGGCTCTCAAACCCAATATaatcctccgccgccgccgcggCAGCAGCACAATCCCAACGTCGTTGGTCTCGGTGATTACTTCTCATCCGGAGATCCGTCTACCATCGGATTCGATCCCGGGGCTTCTTCTTCGTCTCCGTTGTTCAGACATAGAAGCTCCCCGGCTGGATTCTATGACCAGCATCTTCCCACTGATCCCAACG GCCGGCCAAACGGAGGATAcggcggaggaggagagagagggCCGTCGAGGTTGAAGCCGGAGCTGAGATTTTCCGGCGGTAGTAGTAGTAGTCATCAAGAGCGTAGCTCTCTACCACGAATCACAGAGGTGGAAGCGGCTGCGACGGCTGTAAAAGGTGTCGCATCGACGAGTATGACTTTTGGAAATGATCACAACAACTGGGACAACTCGTCTTCTCATATCAGTTTCACCATTGATGAACCCGGAAAACGGTCCAAGACCACCGACTTTTTCACCTTAGAAACGCAG TTTAGTATGCCGCAAACGTCTCTGGAAGTGGCGAGGATGGAGAGTATGATGAACATACCAGAGGATTCGGTGCCTTGTAGGGCTAGGGCCAAGCGTGGCTGTGCTACTCACCCGCGCAGCATTGCTGAAAGG GAGAGAAGAACGAGAATAAGCGGGAAGCTGAAGAAGCTACAAGAACTGGTGCCCAATATGGACAAA cAAACGAGCTATGCAGATATGTTGGATTTGGCTGTTGAGCATATCAAAGGTCTGCAACACCAAGTAGAG TCGCTGAAAAGGGGGATGGAGAGATGCACTTGTGGGGCATGCAAGAAGCGATGA
- the LOC108835109 gene encoding extensin-2 produces MATPAWSHAKVQWVVAILALLVGSAIATEPYYYSSPPPPYEYKSPPPPVKSPPPPYEYKSPPPPVNSPPPPYYYHSPPPPVKSPPPPYVYHSPPPPVKSPPPPYYYHSPPPPVKSPPPPYVYHSPPPPVKSPPPPYYYHSPPPPVKSPPPPYYYHSPPPPVKSPPPPYYYHSPPPPVKSPPPPYYYHSPPPPVKSPPPPYYYHSPPPPVKSPPPPYYYHSPPPPVKSPPPPYYYHSPPPPVKSPPPPYYYHSPPPPVKSPPPPYYYHSPPPPVKSPPPPYYYHSPPPPVKSPPPPPPYYYHSPPPPVKSPPPPYYYHSPPPPVKSPPPPYYYSSPPPPKSYPPPYYYSSPPPPPKSYSPPYYYSSPPPPVSYPHPHPHPHPLVFKVVGKVYCYRCYDWTYPKKSHDKKHLKGAVVEVTCKAGDKTVKAYGKTKINGKYAITVKGYNYLKYGGEVCTAKLHAPPKGSPCNIPTSYHMGNKGAKLHVKSKTKHEVVLYAKSFAYAPKKPYGECHKPAPYHPPYYYKSPPPPSPVYYYKSPPPPTPTYVYKSPPPPTPTYVYKSPPPPPTPTYVYKSPPPPTPTYVYKSPPPPTPTYVYKSPPPPTPTYVYKSPPPPTPTYVYKSPPPPTPTYVYKSPPPPTPTYVYKSPPPPTPTYVYKSPPPPTPTYVYKSPPPPTPTYIYKSPPPPTPTYVYKSPPPPTHTPTPYYYHSPPPPVKSPPPPYYYHSPPPPVKSPPPPYYYHSPPPPVKSPPPPYYYHSPPPPVKSPPPPYYYHSPPPPVKSPPPPYYYHSPPPPVKSPPPPYYYHSSPPPVKSPPPPYYYHSPPPPVKSPPPPYYYHSPPPPVKSPPPPYYYHSPPPPVKSPPPPYYYHSPPPPVKSPPPPYYYHSPPPPVKSPPPPYYYHSPPPPVKSPPPPYYYHSPPPPVKSPPPPYYYQSPPPPVKSPPPPYYYHSPPPPVKSPPPPYNYHSPPPPVKSPPPPYYYHSPPPPVKSPPPPYYYHSPPPPVKSPPPPYYYHSPPPPVKSPPPPYYYNSPPPPVKSPPPPVYIYASPPPPTHY; encoded by the exons ATGGCGACTCCGGCATGGAGTCATGCCAAGGTTCAATGGGTAGTTGCCATATTGGCGTTACTCGTTGGTTCGGCAATAGCTACAGAACCTTACTATTATAGCTCTCCTCCACCACCCTATGAGTATAAGTCTCCACCGCCTCCGGTTAAATCTCCTCCACCTCCATATGAATACAAATCTCCTCCCCCTCCGGTTAACTCTCCTCCACCACCGTATTACTATCATTCACCGCCGCCGCCGGTAAAATCTCCTCCCCCTCCTTATGTATAtcactctcctcctcctccggtgaagtctcctccaccaccttaTTACTAccactctccaccaccacccgTGAAATCTCCTCCCCCTCCTTATGTATAtcactctcctcctcctccggttaagtctcctccaccaccgtaTTACTATCACTCTCCACCACCGCCGGTGaaatctcctccaccaccatattaTTACcattctccaccaccaccggttaAATCTCCACCGCCACCATACTACTATCACTCGCCACCACCTCCGGTCAAATCTCCACCGCCACCATACTACTACCACTCTCCACCTCCTCCGGTCAAGTCTCCTCCGCCACCATATTACTACCATTCTCCACCTCCTCCGGtcaaatctccaccaccaccatactactacCACTCTCCACCTCCTCCGGtcaagtctccaccaccaccatactactatCACTCTCCACCTCCTCCGGtcaaatctccaccaccaccatactattACCACTCTCCACCTCCTCCGGtcaagtctccaccaccaccgtaCTACTACcattctcctcctcctccggtgaagtctccaccaccaccgtaTTACTAccactctcctcctcctccggttaaatctccaccaccaccaccaccatactactatcactctccaccaccaccggtcaaatccccaccaccaccatattattaccactctcctcctcctccagttAAGTCACCACCTCCACCTTACTATTACTCATCCCCACCACCACCAAAGTCTTACCCTCCACCATACTACTACTCATCTCCTCCACCGCCACCAAAGTCGTACTCGCCACCGTACTACTACTCATCACCACCACCTCCGGTGTCATACCCCCATCCTCACCCACACCCACATCCACTTGTCTTCAAAGTTGTAGGTAAAGTGTATTGTTACAGATGTTATGACTGGACTTACCCCAAAAAGTCCCACGATAAGAAGCATCTCAAAG GTGCTGTTGTGGAAGTGACTTGTAAGGCCGGTGATAAGACAGTAAAGGCATACGGAAAGACTAAAATCAACGGTAAATATGCAATCACCGTTAAGGGATACAACTACCTTAAATACGGTGGCGAAGTCTGCACGGCCAAGCTTCACGCGCCGCCTAAAGGCTCACCGTGTAACATTCCTACAAGTTACCATATGGGTAACAAAGGTGCAAAACTTCATGTGAAATCAAAGACAAAGCACGAGGTTGTGCTCTATGCCAAGTCCTTCGCTTATGCACCTAAGAAACCTTACGGAGAATGCCACAAACCAGCTCCTTACCATCCTCCTTACTACtacaaatctccaccaccaccatctccGGTTTACTACTACaagtcaccaccaccaccgactCCTACCTATGTCtacaaatctccaccaccaccaactcCGACTTACGTCTACAAGTCACCGCCTCCTCCTCCAACCCCAACATATGtttacaagtctcctccaccaccaacCCCAACTTACGTTTAcaaatcaccaccaccaccgactCCAACTTACGTCTACAAGTCGCCTCCTCCACCTACCCCAACTTACGTCTAcaaatcaccaccaccaccaactcCAACTTACGTCTACAAGTCGCCTCCTCCACCTACCCCAACTTATGTTTAcaaatcaccaccaccaccgactCCGACATATGTTTACAAGTCTCCACCGCCGCCAACTCCGACATATGTTTACAAGTCTCCACCGCCACCAACTCCAACTTATGTTTACAAGTCGCCACCTCCACCAACCCCTACATATATCTATAAGTCACCACCTCCACCTACTCCGACCTACGTCTACAAGTCACCACCACCTCCAACTCACACTCCTACACCGTATTACTACcattctccaccaccaccggtaAAGTCTCCTCCACCTCCGTATTACTACcattcaccaccaccaccagttaaatccccaccaccaccatactactatCACTCACCACCTCCGCCGgtcaagtctcctccaccaccatattaCTACCATTCACCACCCCCTCCCGTGAAATCTCCTCCCCCACCTTACTACTACCATTCGCCACCCCCTCCAGTGAAGTCTCCTCCTCCACCTTACTACTATCACTCCCCACCTCCTCCAGTgaaatcaccaccaccaccatattactACCACTCTTCGCCACCTCCCGTgaaatctccaccaccaccatactattACCACTCACCACCCCCTCCAGTAAAATCACCCCCACCACCATATTACTATCACTCCCCACCTCCTCCAGTGAAatccccaccaccaccatactactaccactctccaccaccaccggtgaaatccccaccaccaccatattatTACCATTCACCACCTCCTCCAGTCAAatccccaccaccaccatactactatCACTCACCACCTCCACCGGTgaaatctccaccaccaccatattatTACCATTCCCCACCTCCTCCGGTGAAATCTCCTCCTCCACCATACTATTATCACTCACCTCCTCCACCAGTaaaatctccaccaccaccatattactACCAATCACCACCTCCACCCGTGaaatctcctccaccaccatactactacCATTCACCACCTCCTCCGGTGAAAtctccacctccaccatacAACTACCATTCACCTCCTCCTCCAGTgaaatcaccaccaccaccatactactacCATTCACCTCCTCCGCCGGTgaaatctccaccaccaccatactactacCACTCACCTCCCCCTCCAGtcaaatctccaccaccaccatattactACCATTCACCACCTCCTCCGGTgaaatctccaccaccaccatactactacaactctccaccaccaccagtaAAATCTCCCCCACCTCCCGTCTACATCTACGCTTCTCCCCCACCTCCTACCCATTACTAG
- the LOC130496928 gene encoding clathrin interactor EPSIN 2-like codes for MKKVFGQTVRDLKREVNKKVLKVPGIEQKVLDATSNEPWGPHGSLLADLAQASRNYHEYQLIMGVIWKRLSDTGKNWRHVYKALTVLEYMVGHGSERVIDEIRERAYQISTLSDFQYIDSGGRDQGSNVRKKSQSLVALVNDKERIAEVREKAAANRDKYRSSAPGGMYKPSGGYGDRYDYGSRDDERSSYGREREYGYRDDDRNSRDGDRYSEDRYGRDGNREDDYRGRSKSVDNFPHSSRGRSSDRERTFEDDGHSSSRGSNARADDNSQDGRGSLQRKFSEQNIGAPPSYEEAVSESRSPVYSERDGGETPQAAAPAAASPPPPQAVAPGASSPPPPQVAAPGAASPPTGSNTDNNSAGFVTESSPQKFETFDEFDPRGAFTAAPPAYASADGASAPPTVASTTAPPTSNSVEMDLLDSLADVFSSNALAIVPADSTSGETNGQSNAPSFSTSQPSTQPFDDPFGESPFKAFTSTDTDSNPQQSFGAPFQPTPPAFTSEASHTDTTAHNFGFEDSFTAANPEPAGQNVQSPSNSPGLPQEQFATSHSDIDILAGILPPSGPPTSLPHHSGASAPTSQFPHSGNNMYEGFNPQPVNAAPNMPGQTPFGQGVQPYNMVPHSQNMTGGTPYHSGGFMHQPGSANYNPGVVTSHPTSESFLPRPVAAASSSSQTPYSNASGPAGQFMAHQGHGMPPSHVPQRTQSGPVTMQGNNNFMGDMFSQPGRTNSLSSSSSQPDLTPFTGAIEIVPQPQKKFEPKSSIWADTLSRGLVNFNISGPKTNPLADIGVDFEAINRREKRLEKPTNTPAPTSTINMGKAMGSGTGLGRAGANAMRPPPNPMVGSGMPMGGGGMGVGGYGGMNQNQQPMGMGMGMGPGMNMNMNMGGGYGQGYPMQPQNPGMVPGQNMPGNNNNYNPMMGQGGYNPQQQQYGGGYR; via the exons atgaagaaagtcTTCGGTCAAACTGTCAGAGACCT caagaGAGAGGTCAACAAGAAAGTTCTTAAAGTCCCTGGAATAGAACAGAAG GTTCTAGATGCTACTAGCAATGAGCCATGGGGACCTCATGGATCACTTCTGGCTGATCTTGCGCAAGCTTCAAGAAATTA CCATGAATACCAGCTGATCATGGGGGTCATATGGAAACGACTTAGCGACACTGGAAAGAACTGGAGGCACGTCTATAAG GCTTTGACAGTTTTGGAGTACATGGTAGGCCATGGGTCAGAACGTGTTATAGACGAGATTAGAGAGCGTGCATATCAAATCTCG ACATTGTCCGATTTTCAGTATATTGATTCTGGTGGTAGAGACCAAGGAAGCAATGTTAGAAAGAAATCACAGAGCCTGGTGGCGTTGGTTAATGACAAAGAAAGAATCGCTGAGGTCAGAGAGAAGGCTGCAGCTAACAGAGATAA GTATCGCAGCTCAGCACCAGGTGGGATGTATAAGCCTTCAGGAGGATATGGGGACAGATATGATTACGGATCCCGGGATGACGAGCGAAGTAGTTATGGGAGAGAAAGAGAATATGGTTACAGGGATGATGATAGAAACAGTCGTGATGGAGATCGTTACTCTGAAGACCGGTATGGGAGAGATGGTAACAGGGAAGATGATTACAGGGGAAGGAGCAAAAGTGTTGATAACTTCCCACATAGTTCACGGGGTAGGAGTTCTGATAGGGAACGGACATTTGAGGATGATGGCCATTCTTCATCACG GGGTAGTAATGCTCGAGCTGATGACAATTCTCAGGATGGGAG agGTTCGCTCCAGAGGAAGTTTTCTGAGCAAAATATTGGTGCTCCACCTAGTTATGAAGAAGCTGTCAGTGAATCACGGAGCCCTGTATATAGTGAAAG GGATGGTGGGGAGACCCCACAAGCTGCTGCTCCAGCAGctgcttctcctcctcctccacaaGCTGTTGCTCCAGgagcttcttctcctcctcctccacaaGTTGCTGCCCCAGGGGCTGCTTCTCCTCCTACTGGAAGCAACACAGACAATAACTCTGCTGGTTTTGTTACTGAATCTTCTCCGCAGAAATTTGAGACTTTTGATGAATTTGATCCACGCGGTGCATTTACAG CTGCCCCTCCAGCATATGCATCTGCAGACGGTGCTTCAGCTCCTCCGACAGTGGCTTCGACAACTGCTCCTCCCACCTCAAACAGTGTCGAGATGGACTTACTTGACTCCCTCGCAGACGTATTTTCATCAAATGCATTGGCCATTGTACCTGCTGATTCTACATCTGGAGAAACCAACGGACAATCAAATGCTCCATCATTTTCTACATCGCAGCCATCAACTCAG CCGTTTGATGACCCATTTGGTGAGTCTCCTTTCAAAGCCTTCACTTCTACGGACACCGACTCAAACCCGCAGCAAAGCTTTGGCGCTCCTTTCCAGCCAACACCACCAGCCTTCACCTCGGAGGCCTCACATACTGATACTACTGCTCATAACTTTGGATTTGAGGACTCATTTACTGCTGCTAATCCTGAACCTGCTGGTCAGAATGTGCAATCTCCATCAAACTCCCCAGGTTTGCCTCAAGAACAGTTTGCCACATCTCATAGTGATATTGATATTCTTGCTGGCATTCTCCCACCATCTGGTCCTCCAACTTCACTTCCACATCACTCGGGTGCCTCAGCTCCAACATCTCAGTTTCCTCACAGTGGAAACAACATGTATGAGGGATTTAATCCTCAGCCGGTAAATGCAGCTCCAAACATGCCCGGACAAACTCCATTTGGACAAGGTGTACAACCATATAACATGGTTCCTCATTCACAAAACATGACTGGAGGCACACCGTATCACAGTGGAGGCTTCATGCACCAGCCTGGCTCAGCGAATTACAACCCTGGAGTAGTAACTTCACACCCTACAAGCGAAAGCTTCCTTCCACGACCAGTTGCTGCCGCTTCATCCAGCTCACAGACTCCTTATTCTAACGCCAGTGGACCAGCCGGTCAGTTCATGGCACACCAGGGTCATGGAATGCCACCTTCCCATGTTCCACAAAGAACTCAATCTGGGCCTGTTACTATGCAAGGGAACAACAATTTCATGGGAGACATGTTCTCCCAACCTGGGCGAACAAACTCCTTGTCGTCATCGTCATCTCAACCAGATCTCACACCTTTCACAGGAGCGATTGAGATTGTTCCTCAGCCTCAGAAAAAGTTTGAGCCGAAATCATCAATCTGGGCAGACACGTTGAGCAGGGGTCTTGTCAACTTTAACATATCTGGAC CTAAAACAAATCCATTGGCAGACATAGGAGTTGACTTTGAGGCGATCAACAGGAGGGAGAAACGGCTTGAGAAACCTACAAACACACCAGCACCAACATCGACTATCAACATGGGTAAAGCAATGGGATCAGGAACTGGCTTAGGGCGTGCAGGTGCAAATGCTATGAGACCTCCACCAAATCCAATGGTAGGCTCTGGCATGCCCATGGGCGGTGGGGGAATGGGTGTTGGTGGGTATGGGGGTATGAACCAAAACCAACAACCCATGGGTATGGGTATGGGAATGGGACCAGGCATGAACATGAACATGAACATGGGAGGAGGATATGGCCAAGGCTATCCAATGCAACCACAAAACCCAGGGATGGTCCCTGGTCAGAACATGCcaggcaacaacaacaactataATCCTATGATGGGTCAAGGCGGTTACAAtcctcaacaacaacaatatgGTGGTGGATACCGGTAA
- the LOC130495877 gene encoding extensin-2, which translates to SSLTASYSSSKETNVSPPPVKSPPPPYVYHSPPPPVKSPPPPYYYHSPPPPVKSPPPPYVYHSPPPPVKSPPPPYYYHSPPPPVKSPPPPYYYHSPPPPVKSPPPPYYYHSPPPPVKSPPPPYYYHSPPPPVKSPPPPYYYHSPPPPVKSPPPPYYYHSPPPPVKSPPPPYYYHSPPPPVKSPPPPYYYHSPPPPVKSPPPPYYYHSPPPPVKSPPPPYYYHSPPPPVKSPPPPPYYYHSPPPPVKSPPPPYYYHSPPPPVKSPPPPYYYSSPPPPKSYPPPYYYSSPPPPPKSYSPPYYYSSPPPPVSYPHPHPHPHPLVFKVVGKVYCYRCYDWTYPKKSHDKKHLKGAVVEVTCKAGDKTVKAYGKTKINGKYAITVKGYNYL; encoded by the exons AGCTCACTCACTGCCTCCTACTCCTCTTCCAAAGAAACCAATGTCTCACCGCCGCCGGTAAAATCTCCTCCCCCTCCTTATGTATAtcactctcctcctcctccggtgaagtctcctccaccaccttaTTACTAccactctccaccaccacccgTGAAATCTCCTCCCCCTCCTTATGTATAtcactctcctcctcctccggttaagtctcctccaccaccgtaTTACTATCACTCTCCACCACCGCCGGTGaaatctcctccaccaccatattaTTACcattctccaccaccaccggttaAATCTCCACCGCCACCATACTACTATCACTCGCCACCACCTCCGGTCAAATCTCCACCGCCACCATACTACTACCACTCTCCACCTCCTCCGGTCAAGTCTCCTCCGCCACCATATTACTACCATTCTCCACCTCCTCCGGtcaaatctccaccaccaccatactactacCACTCTCCACCTCCTCCGGtcaagtctccaccaccaccatactactatCACTCTCCACCGCCTCCGGtcaaatctccaccaccaccatactattACCACTCTCCACCTCCTCCGGtcaagtctccaccaccaccgtaCTACTACcattctcctcctcctccggtgaagtctccaccaccaccgtaTTACTAccactctcctcctcctccggttaaatctccaccaccaccaccatactactatcactctccaccaccaccggtcaaatccccaccaccaccatattattaccactctcctcctcctccagttAAGTCACCACCTCCACCTTACTATTACTCATCCCCACCACCACCAAAGTCTTACCCTCCACCATACTACTACTCATCTCCTCCACCGCCACCAAAGTCGTACTCGCCACCGTACTACTACTCATCACCACCACCTCCGGTGTCATACCCCCATCCTCACCCACACCCACATCCACTTGTCTTCAAAGTTGTAGGTAAAGTGTATTGTTACAGATGTTATGACTGGACTTACCCCAAAAAGTCCCACGATAAGAAGCATCTCAAAG GTGCTGTTGTGGAAGTGACTTGTAAGGCCGGTGATAAGACAGTAAAGGCATACGGAAAGACTAAAATCAACGGTAAATATGCAATCACCGTTAAGGGATACAACTACCTTTAA